In Mycoplasma sp. OR1901, the genomic window TTGATTATTTGATCAATTAAATTTTGATCTGTAATTTGTTTTAAATTATGTTCTTCAAGTAAATTATCAATTTCACCTTCATAGTTGACTAAAAGTGGAATTAATTTTTTAAGTGATTTACTTGAAATGATTTCTTGATCTAAAAGTTCAAGAGATTTTTTAATATTACTTGGTTTAATGTTTAATTCATATGCTTTTACTGAATTGGTATTAGCTAACGATACTATTTCAGCAAAGAATATTTTTGATAATTTATTTTTATCGGGGTATTCTATTGAATCAAAATAATTAGCTAATTCAATATCGTCTACTAAACTATCAATATAGATTTGTTGAATTTCATTATCTAAATATCTTTGTTCTCTTTGGTTTGGTAATTCGTTTAATTTTACTGAATCTATAAATTCTTTAGAAAGTTTAATATATGGTATGTTAGGTTCAGGGAAATATTTGTATTCAACTGTACCTGTTTTTGTTCTCATAACTATATTTGAGTTACTTTTATCATCAAATCTTTTAGTTTGTTGAAGTATTTTTTCACCCATAAGAAGTTGTTTAGCTTGTGATTCAATTTCATTTTCAATAGCTTTTTTAATATTTGAAAGTGAGTTCATATTTTTAATTTCAACTTTTGTTCCGAAAGTTTCATAACCATATGGACGTAGCGAAATATTAATATCTGCACGAAGTGATCCTTGTTCAAGTTTACCTTCTGAGATACCTAATGCTAAAACAGTTTTTTTGATCATATCTACATATGCTGCCGCTTCATCGGCACTTCTTATAACGGGGTAAGTAACAATTTCTATTAACGGAACACCAGCACGATTATAGTCTAATTGTGTAGCATCTTCATTGTGGTGTTGTCTTGCTGTATCTTCTTCAAGATGTATTCTTTCAATTCGAATTTCTTTTTTATTACCATTAGGTAATTTAATTTCAAGTGTTCCATCTGAACCGATTGGACGGAAGAATTGAGTAATTTGGTAACCCTTAGGTAAATCAGGATAAAAATAATTTTTACGATCAAAATGTAATTCATCATCAATTTTCATATTAAGTGCTTTAGCTAAAGCTATAGCGTATTTAACTGCTTGTTTATTTACAAGTGGTAAAGTTCCTGGGTAAGCTAAATCAATTTGGTTTGCGTATGTATTAGGTTCTGCATTAAAATCAATTAAGGCCGGAGAAAACATTTTTGTTTTAGTTTTTAGTTCGATATGAATTTCAATACCGATAATTACTTCAAAATTTTTCATCTATTTTCCTCCTAATAATTCTTCAAAATATTCTGCGATACCTAGAAGTTTTGCGTCTGAATATATTTTTGATTCTAAAGTTAAGTTATATGGTAGGTTTTGATGTTCACTAAATGGTATTGTTATTGAAGGGTAACCACCTAAATTAGCTGCTGTTAATATGAATTCTAAAACACCATATTTGCTACCTTGATCAAATTTTGGGGCAATACCACCAAAAGCTTCGAAAATAACAACATCATATTTTTCGTGTAAATCATTCATGTAATCTTTAATTACACGACGTGCTTTTTGAGCTTTAATAAAGATTTCTTCGATATTTTCTGAATAAAGGAAATAACTACCAAGTGATAATCTTTCTTCTACCATTTTTCCGAATTTTTCACTTCTTGTATTTTTAATTACTTCTTCTCATGTTTCACCATTAACTCTTGAACCAAAAGCGATACCGTTTAAATTTGCTAAGTTCGAGCTTGCTTCTGAGAATGAAATCACTTTATATGTAGGTTTAATAGTATTTAAAATATCTAAATTCGGTTCAATAATATCAACTTGAATTCCTTCATTTATTAGTTTAGAAGTTAATTCTTTCATAGATTCATTAACATATTTTTCGGAGAATTTAGAAAAGTCTAAAACCGCAACTTTGTTTGGTTTAGTTTTTATAACTTGGTCAATAGGTAGATCTAAACTAGTCATATCATGCTTATCTTTACCGAATAAAACTTGTGAAGTTACTATTGTGTCATTAACATTATGTGAGAAATAAGCGACTGTATCAAGTGATGAAGCGTAAGCGAATAAACCGTATCTACTAATTGCTCCGTATGAAGGTTTAAAACCAACCGAACCATTATAACTAGCAGGTAGTCTAACACTATCACCTGTATCACTTGCAAGAGCAATCGAAATATTTTTATCAAAAGTTGCGATAGAACCTGAAGATGAACCACCTGATAATCTTGTTGGGTCTAATTTGTTTTTAACTAAACCGTAGGCACTATGAGTACCTGTACCACCTAATGCAAGTTCGTCTAAATGAAGTTTTGCAGGGATCAAGGCACCTTCTTTAATAAATTTTTCAATAACTGTAGCGTTATAATGTGTATTAAAGTTTTCTAAAATTAAACTTGAAGCACTTGTTGGAGCATTGTCTGTTGCATAATTATCTTTTACAGTAATTACTACATCTTTAAATAATCCATTATTACTATTTTGGGGGTTTTCATATAAATGTGCAACCGAATTATTAGTATCGTTTTTTAAATTTTCAAGTGCTTGTTTTAAATTACCTTTTATTTTAATAGTTCTATTCATTATTTAACCACCTTTTTAATTGTTACATAATCATCATCTGAAGTTGCTGCATTTGATAAAATTTGAGATTTATTAATAGACTTAAATTCGTTATCAAATTCATCATCTCTTAATAAGTCAATTTTATATTCTTCATTTATGTGTGAAAGTGGTTTAACTTTATCTAAATCTAACTTATCAAAACTTTTAAGTTCGTTTTCAAGCTCATGTCAATTTTCAATAATGTGATCTAAAACTTCATCACTAGGATTAAACATAAGAGAATTAACTATTTCTTTTATTTTTTCTTTATTTACTGTCATTTTGCTCCTATCATTTTGGTAGTGAGTAAAACTCAAAACCATTTAAATATTTTAAGTCTCCATTTAAATTTTGGAGTTTTAAGTAGTAAGAATGTAACATTAGTCTTTCAGCTTTTTTTCCGCCGTATTTTATGTCACCATAAATTGGTTTACCTAAAAATTTAAGTGTTAGTCTAATTTGATGTTTACGACCAGTTAAAATTTGTGCAATTTTTTTATTTTTTTCAGTATATAGTATTGTTTTTGAATATTTCGAACCCTCTTTTGGTTTTGGTGATGCTTTAATTTTTCCGGTTAAGTTATCTTTTGAAAAATAAAGTTCAATTTCTCTATGCGGTTCATTAAAATCACTTTTAAATATATATTTTTTTTCAAAATTAGTGATCTTATCGTTTAAATGTTTAACTGTTTGGTAATTTTTACCATAAATTATTAACCCACTTGTTTCTTTATCGAGTCTACCAACATGGCTAGGTTTAAAACTATCAACTTGCTTAAATTTTAAATATGATAAAACCTGATTATCTAAAGAATCGTCAGATCCATGAACTTCAACTCCGATTTTTTTATCTACTATTAATATGTTTTCATCTTCGTAAATAACATCAAAGTTTTGTTCTACTTTGAATAATTGTCCTTTTTCTTTTTTGTCATAAACTCCATAAATAACTATTTGATCATTTTCTTGAACAATTACAGTTTTGTCGTTTATTCTTTTTCCGTTTATTTTTATATCCTTTTTACGAAATAGGCTTTCTAATTTACTTTTTGGTAAATTGATTAAGTATTTAGCAATTAGTTTATAAATTGTACGACCAGAGTCGTTTTTTGTAGCTAAAATTTCAAACATTCTTTCTCCTTATTATAATTATTAATTATACATTAATTATAGTTTATTGTTGTATAAAATAAGATAACGCCATTAATAAATAGAGTTATCTTATAGTCAAAAAAGTTTATTTTGTTAATTCAATTTGATATAGATTTTTTACATTTTTAGACATTTTTTTAAGGATTTTTAATTCTTTTGCAAATTCTTCTAATTTAATAAAATCTTCATAATCTTGTTTTGTTGATCATCTTTGGATAACAAGGATTTTTTCTTCTGACATTAATCCATACTCATATGAAAGGTTTTTTTCTTTCATTCTTGTTTTTTGTGTAAACACATATAAATAGTCTATAAAACCTTTTAATTTTTCAGGATCTATTGTATAAATTGTTGCTTGTGCGTATATCATTTTCTCTCCTTAATTAAATTTTAAACGTTTATATAAAATAAATGATTCTGCTAGTTTTTTATTATCAAATTTATTAAAATCTAAAATTTCTTCTAATTTAAAATCATTAAAATCTAATGCTTTAGCTACTTCAGAAACTTTATTAGGTAAAACAACTGAATAATAAGTTGAAAGTGCATATATACCGTTTAATAATCTAACTAAAATTTGTTCTAATCTATCTAAATCTGTTATTGTTCAAGGTTTAGTTAAATCAATATATTTGTTTAATTGGTTTCCAAGTTCATTCGCAACTTGAAATGCTTTGTTTATTTTAAATTCATCAAAATTATTTTTATATTCATCGACTGATTTGATAATTTCTTGTTCGACGTCTAAATCTTCTTGGAATGAAGTTTTTTTGTATTTTATTGGGCTAGCAAATGAGTTGCTTTTCATTTTTAATGTACGTGCTATTAAATTACCGTATGTATTAATTAATTCTGCATTAATTATGTTTACAAATCTTTCTTCATCAAATACAATATCATCACCAAGTGGGCTTTGACTAACAAAAAAGTATTTAATTATCTCTGCATCATATTTTTCTAGTAATTTGTATGGGTCAACTACATTATTTTTTGATTTTGACATTTTACCAGTTGGGGTAATTATTCATCCATGTGATTGTATTTTTGTTGGTAATTTTAAGTTTAGTGCTTTTAAAAATATTGGTCAATAAATCATATGGAATCTAGCAATTTCTTTACCGATTAAATGTACAACTTCTGCATTTTCATTTTCTCAATATTCTTTAAAATCATTTTTATGATTTCCGTTAATATCAAAACCTAATGCAGTTATGTAATTAGCAAGTGCATCTAATCATACATATACAGTGTGAGTTGGGTCCTCATTAACTTTGATTCCTCAATCAATTTTAGTTCTTGTTATTGATAAATCTTCAAGACCTTTAGAAATAAAATTGCTAATCATTTCATTTTCTATTTTTTTAGGAGCTAAAAATTCATTGTTTTTATTTATATATTCAACAAGTCAATCCTGAAATAAGTTCATCTTGAAAAAGTAACTTTCTTCAGAAACTAAAGTTAGTTCATGATCTGAAGTTGGGTGGTAAAATTTTCCGTCTCTTTTAACCGCTTGAGTTTCTGTAAGAAATTCTTCATCTGGTATTGAGTATAAACCTTGATATTGATCTTTGTAAATGAATTCTTGTTTTAAGAAATAACTAAAAATATCTTGTATAGTTTTTTTATGATTTTCAGAAGTAGTTCTTGAATAGTAATCGTATTCTATACCAAAGTCTTTTCACATTTGTTGAAATTTAACTGCTAAATCATCAACAAACTCTTGTGGGTGCACACCTTTTTCTTCTGCTTTTTGTTGTATTTTTAAACCGTGTTCGTCTGAACCAGTTAACATTTTTACATCGTAACCATTTAATTTCTTATAATTAGCAATAACTCAAGTTAATGCAGTTGTATATAAATGACCAATATGTAAATTACCACTTGCATAATAAATAGGTGTAGTTATATAAAATGTTTTTTTCATATTACTCCTTAATTTTGATTGGTTTGTAAATTTCTTTTATTTCTGGTAAATAATCATGATTTAATTTATCATCATCGGCATGTAAGTATAAATTAGGTAAAAAGTGAGTACCTCAACCTGATTGATATCTAGCTTCTATCAGGGCGAATTTAGGTTTTTCAGTTGAACGTGTGAAAACATATTGAACTCTTTTAGGTTCAAAATTATGTTTTCTCATTAAAGTGAATGCATCGATCGAACGTTCAATCGGTAAAACAACAGCTAAATAGCCTTTTTGCTCAATTATTTTTGAACATCCTAAGAATAATTGATCTAAATTTAATTTTACTTCATGAGTCGCAATTAATTTAGCTTCATTTCAATCTTTTTTGATTTTTGTTTTATCAAAGGAATAAAACGGAGGATTGCAAAAAATTACTTGGTATTTAGGATTAACATTTTTGTTATGTTCTTTTCAAAAAATATTGAAGTCTTCATTTATTAAGTTTATTTGATCATCTAACTTATTAAAATTAACATTGAATTGTGCTAAATCATAGGCATCTTTTTGAATTTCTACGGCATCAATTTTAAGTTTTTTGCTTCTTGAAGCAACAAAAATTGACAAAGCACCATTATTGGCACCAATTTCAAGTGCTCTTGTTATTTTAGGATTTAATGTTACGTAATTACCTAACAAAATAGTATCAACCGAATAGTTGAACATATCTTTATCCTGGTACACATATAAATCTGAATCAAAACCAAGATTATTTTTTACAATATTACGATTTTTTAAAGCGTCTAGTTTCATGGTTTTTTCTAAATTGTTCGTCTTTTTCTTTTTTAGCAATAAACTCTGGGTATAAAGAAGCTAAACAACAATCTACTTTTCCTTCTACTAAATCAACACCTAAAATTACAACATCAACAAAATCACCTATAGTAAATGTTTTTTTAGTTTTTGTACCGGTTAATTTTGTTAAGGTGTCATTCGCTTCATAAATATCATCAATTAAAGATGTTTTGTGAACTAAACCACTTGCTTTAAAGTCAAATTCTACAAAGAATCCAAAGTTTAAAACACTTAAAATTTGAACTTTATATTTTTTACCAACTTGGTTTTTCAAGAATTCAGCAAATTTTAGGTCATTTACGTTTCTTTCGATTTGAACTGCTTTTTGTTCTGCTTTAGTATTTAAATCACCAAAAGTAATAACTTTAGATCTATATTCTTCAACTTGATCTTGTTTTTTATCGAATAAAAAGTTTCTGATAACTCGATGAATTACTAAATCTGGATATCTACGTATTGGACTTGTGAAGTGACAATAGTGTTCTGAAGCTAATCCAAAGTGACCAATATTTTCTGGTGAATAAATAGCTTTTTGCATTGTTCTTAGGAACATTAATTTAATAAAATCATCGTTTCTATATTCTTTAATTTTTTCAACGATTTTTGAAAAATTCTTTGGTGTTAATTTGTTAAAGTTTAAATCTTGTGATTTGATACCTATCGCTTCAAGGGTATTTTTTAAGTTTGTTATTTTTTCTTGATCAGGTAATTCGTGTATACGATATAAAACAGGAAGTTTTTTGTCGTATAAGTATTTTGCAACAGTTTCATTTGCTCTAACCATAAAGTCTTCAATTAAAACTTCTGAAAAACCACGTTCATTAATTAAAATATGACTAACTCTTCCTTCGCTATCAAGTTTAATTTTAGGTTCAACTATTTCGAAGTCAACATAACCTTGATTTGTTTTGAATTTATGTAAAATTAAACTTAACTCTTTTGCTTCATTTAACATTACTTTAAGTTCATCAACACTATTTTTTTGTTCTTGAGTAAAGCCTAAATCGTTTTCATTATAGTATTTATCTACTTGTTTATAGGTAAGTCTAAATTTACTTTCAATAATTCCTTGGAATATTTCAACATTTACATTATTACCGAATTGATCAATTTCCATTTCACAAGCAATAACAAATCTTTTTTCATTTGGATTAAGTGAACAAATTCCGTTTGATAATCCGAATGGTAACATTGGAATAACTCTATCAACTAAATAAATACTTGTACCACGTTTAAGTGCCTCGTTATCGATTTCGGTTCCTTCTTTTACGTAGTGAGAAACATCGGCAATATAAACTCCTAAAAAATAATTTCCGTTATCTAGTTTTTTAACATAGATAGCATCATCAAAGTCTTTAGTTTCGTCACCATCGATTGTAACGATCATTTTATCTGTTAGATCAATTCTTCTTGAAAGATCCTCATTTTCGATAGTTTCAGGTATATTTGAAATTTCAGTATCTAAAATTTCAGGGAAATTGTTAGGTGCTTTAATTTGTTCTAAATATGATTTTACATAAACCATTGGATCGGCTTCGTTTGTTATAACTTTACTAATTTCGATTAGTACGTTTTTAGAATCATATCTTAAAATTTTAGCAACAACTAAGTCGTTAAGTTTAATTGGAACTAAGTTAGGAACAATGGTTCAAGTTAAACTTTTCATTTTAGCTTCAACAGGAACAAAATAATTAGTATTATTTTTTAGTTTTATAAAACCAACAATTTCATCATTACCACGTTCTAGTATTTCTACGACAACTCCACTGGTTAAGTCTGCTTTATCCCCTTTTGGATTTTTAAAAACTTTAACTTTAACCTTGTCGTTATGCAATGCGCTATTAAAATTAAAATTTCTAATATAAACACTATCTTTAGTGTTATTTTCTTCGTCAATGTTATAATCAACAAATCCAAACTGGCCTTTATTATTTACGTTTAATACACCTTCGATTACATCTACTAAAATTGGTGCATAATATTCATCATTATTATTTTTGAAAATTCTATATTCTTTTTGTAATTGAGATAGTATTTTTGTTAATTTATGATTATCTTTAGGTAGAATTCTAAAATGCTTAGCAATGCTTAGAAAACTCCTAGATTTTTCACTTTGTATATATGATACAACTTTTTCTATATCCATTTATTTTTAACTTAAGACGGCTTTAAGTATTATTGCTAAAGCAAATAAAATAAATCCAAAAAACATCATTGAATATTTTAAAACCTTCTTAATTCCCCTTTCTTTTGAGTTTTTAAACAATTCTAAATCGCCTGAACCAACTAGTGCACCTGAGAACCCATTTGAGTCAGGTGACATAGCGAAGGAAATGAGAATAATTATAAAACTAGATAATATTAATATTACTGTTAAAATTGTCATTTTTACTCCTTAATATATACTTTATTTAAAGTATAACACAATTATTATTTAAAGTTAGTTAAATGTTAATGACTTTGAAATCTTTTTCGCAAAAATAATTAATTTATTGGAATTAGTCATTTTTTCATGATTTTTCAAAATCGTATTTTTAGCCGTTTATGCCTATAATATAGTGTTAAAAGGCTAAATAAAAAAAACTTTTTTAAAATTTTAAAGTTTTATAATAGTTGTAATATAAGGTTACTTTTTAATAAAGGAGATTTTATGAACAAAAATATTAAAAAACATATCTTATTAAGTGTATTCTGTGTCTCACCCTTAATTGGAGCAATTTCTTGCTCTAATACTAAAACAGAAAACACAAACATTTCTAAAAGTGTAGTTGATCAAAAAGAAAGTGAAAATAAAGATTCAAAAAACAACACTTTAAATGAAGTTCCGGATAATACTGAAAAAGTTACTGATGGAAATACCAAAAATAATCAAGAAGCTTCTGAAGAGAATAATTTAGAAAACCCAAATGAAAATAACGAAAGTGAAGTTTCAAATGAAGAAGGTAGTGAAGTTGGTTCAAATAACAACGAAGAAGTTGACACTAAACAAAACATTATCAACAAAAGTAATGTAGAAATTGAGCTAAAAAATAATAATGAATTATTAGTGGCACAAGAAAAGTTTCAAGAAATAAAAAATAGAATTAAATATTTTGAATCAGTTAAATTTAATGTTCCTCATTATTTTGCTTTTGTAAAAAACATGGGACCAAACGGTCAAATGAATTTTGAAAATGAAAATCAGACTACAAAACTTGATGATTTAATTTCATATGTTAATGAATTAAATAGTATCACTAAAGAAAATTTAAATTCTGAAACATTTATAAAACTAAAAGATGAATTTGATATTTTAGATGATCAAATTAATCAAATTGATGAGAGAAACAACAAACCTACAGTAGTTTTTAACTCAAAACCAAATTCAGAAGAAATTAAAAAAGAAATTATTAAAGAGTTTGAAAAGTTACAAAAAGATGATTTTTTCAGAGTTGTTTATGATACAAAAAATAATTCAATAAGTATTGATGAAATGTACAAAATTTATACTGATTTAATTTATAACGAATATTATAAATTTCCTTATTTATCAGTAGGTTCTGCTGCTACAGTTAACTTTAAAGAAAAAGATGGAAACGTATTTGTTTTCTCTGGTTCAAGCAACAAATTAAGTACTGATGCTAAAAAAGCGATGGTAGAATATGTAAAAGGCGGACTAAACTTGGTAAACGAAAAAATGTCCGTTTATGAAAAAGTGTTTGCTTTAACTAGTTATGTAGATGATAAGTTAAATTATATGAATCGATCAACTGGTCTTGATGATGCATATTTAAAACATTGAGGAGTTTGCAAGGAATATGTAGAACAAGCTGCTATTTTATATTCTATGGCAGGCTTAGAATTCAGAATAATTACTGGTGAACAACACATTTGATTTACATTTAAAAACGAACAAAATAAATGATTTATAACTGATCCAACTCATTTAGACCCTGGTAATGTTGATGTTGATTATCCTGCTGTTTTTCAAGGTAGTGCAAAATTAATTTCTAAATTAACTGAAATGTTCAAATTTGATAGACATTTAGTTTGAGACGAAAAAATTAACGGTGTTGATCCAAAGCTTTTAGATGAAGTTAATAACAACATAACACAACAAGAAAGTTATTCGTTATTTAATAAATTTATAGATACAAAAAATGAATCTAACTATCATTTTTACGATGGTAAAGTGTTTTTAGTTTCGAAAGGATCATTAAGTTGATTCGATTCAAAAGGAACTAAAAAAATTAATAAATTAACTATAGATGGTTTTGATAACAATGAACTTTTAAACCTACAAGCAAGCTATAAAAATCATATTTATATTATAAAAAATAGCGGAAATAACCAAGAAATATATGATTATAATATTGATAATAATTTAATTAAAAAAGTTGAAGATTTAACTAATAAAATTGATGATTTTGAATATCTATTCAAAGATAACAAATTAATACTTCAAACCCGAATGAGTTCTAATAAAATTTCAGAGTTAGATATAATAAATGATTCTAAAAATAATGATACTTATTACGATTTACAATTAAAACTAAAATTATATTATCTAAAATTTGGATTGTTTTTTGTTAAAGGTTCGAATTCTGAATACGATGAAATCTTAAATAAATTGAATGAATTAGAACGAAAAATCAAAAATAAGGATGAAATCAGTCAAATAAAAACAGACTTAAATTCAATGATTGAAAAGATAGATTATGCTATTAAATAGCGATTATTACAAATTAGAATAAAAATCCATCATATTTTTATTTAGTAAAAATTACTTTTAAACTTTTATCCCTATATTTTAGGCAAAAAAGTAATTGAATTTAATATGTAAAATACTTCTTTTTTATTTTAAAGTGTTATAATCACTTCATAATAAGGAGAGCATATATATATATAAGTCTATTTAAATAGACTGCAAAACAAAGTTTATAAAAGAATGCTTATAAATTAAAAATTAAGGAGGTATTTATGTACTTTGTTAAAAGAAAAAAATTAATTTCTCTTTTACTAGTTGCTGCCACAGCCATGTCTAGTGGTGCGGTAGCGACTTTAATCTATAACTTTACAAAAAATTCTAGTGGCGAACAGTTTAACTACATTAATAAACAAAAAAGCCCGAATTTAATAAATAAAGAGGAACTTGAATTAAATAATAAAAAAATAATTAATTCAAACATAGATCTTAATTTAAAAGAAATTGAGAAAAAAGAACCTTTAGTTATAGAAAAACCAAAAGAAGAAGTTAAAAAAGAAAAAATTATAATAAAACCAATTGAAAGACCGATTGAAAAACCTAAGGTGATTGAAAAACCGAAGCCAAAACCAATCGAACAACCAAAACCAATTGAAAAACCAATCGAACCACCTGCTCCTAAACCAGACCCAGTTCCAGAACCTGAGCCTGAAATAGTTCCGGAACCAAAACCTGGAACAGCAGACACTTATATTGAAGTGGAAGGTGTTAGAGTTAAGGCAAAATTAAAAGGTGTTAAACAACGTCAAATTTCTAGTTACGATAGAGTTAACAAAATTGCTAACAGAGAAGAGTATGTTGCTGTTTTATCCGGAGAATTAATCAGTATTGAAGTTACTGAAGAGTTAAGAAATAAAGTAATTAATAATGCTGCCGCTCACGCGAGAGCTTTAAGAGAAGGTAAAGCAGCTACTGGTATTCTTGGATATGCAAATGAAATTGCTAGTTTGGTTGAATCAGGTGAAAAAACAGCTACTGATTTAGATTGAGCTTTAAACAGAAATGAAAATAACAACTGAAACTGAAGAAATGAATACTGAACTTTCCAACTTTTAATTGAACATGGTAATTTCCAAGAGTTTCTAACTGAAGACGCTAAAATTAAATACCCTCAAATGCTTGCGGAGAAAAAATTCGTAAATGAATTACACCGTAAGATATGAATTATCAAGAATTTAGATTTTTCTAAGTTTACAAAAATGGCACCTGAAGGAGATAGATTCTTGAAAAAAGGTATGGTTTTAGACCCACGTAGTGCTTACTTAAATGCTAATGGTGAATGAACTTCAAGTGGTTGAAGTGGACCAAAACAATTTAATGGTGTCATCATGGAAAGAGAACGTAATAACAGCCAAAAACGTGCCTTCGACTATGATACAGCTTGAGGAAGAAGCCCTGAAGAAATTCAAAACGGTACATACCCAGGTTGAAGTAAAGTACAAATTAATCCTGACTATGATCCTAATTTTAAAGAATTTAAAATTGGAAATATCGATGGTTTAAATATTTTTTCAATGCAAAGAGATGGTGAACCAAAAAAAGAAGAAGGTTATATTAACCAAGGTTATGTTGTTGAAATAGACGCTTCTAAGAGCGGTGCTTACGAACGTACAAAAACACTTGTTAAACAACTTACTGATAAAAAAGTTAATGTTACATCTTACAGAATTAAACACATGGGTAAAGCGGATGCTGGCCAAAACTTTAAAGAAATATTATCTGCCTTACCAACTGATTTAAGACAACTTGAATTATATTTTGATGCCGGTGCTACAAACACTTCATCATTAATCGCTTTAGAAGATAAAAGAATTAAAGAGTTATCACTTTATACAGATGGTAATGCATCACTTGATAGTTGAAGCATTAACCCTTGAGCTTTAAAAGAAACAGCTTGAGTTAATACAATTGATTACAATAATGCTGGTGGATTTGCAAAAGGTGTTACAGTTATATCTAGAATTACATTTGATACTCTTGCTTTTGAAGAAAGCGATATTAAAAAAGAATTCGGTGATGATCATGAAGATAAAAAATTCGAGAGAATTAACCAAGGTCTTAGACGTGCTTACTGAGTAAGAAATAATGAAGCTATTTTCCAAAGTATGGGCCCTGGTTTAAACCCTGACCACAATGAAAA contains:
- the rnr gene encoding ribonuclease R, whose protein sequence is MDIEKVVSYIQSEKSRSFLSIAKHFRILPKDNHKLTKILSQLQKEYRIFKNNNDEYYAPILVDVIEGVLNVNNKGQFGFVDYNIDEENNTKDSVYIRNFNFNSALHNDKVKVKVFKNPKGDKADLTSGVVVEILERGNDEIVGFIKLKNNTNYFVPVEAKMKSLTWTIVPNLVPIKLNDLVVAKILRYDSKNVLIEISKVITNEADPMVYVKSYLEQIKAPNNFPEILDTEISNIPETIENEDLSRRIDLTDKMIVTIDGDETKDFDDAIYVKKLDNGNYFLGVYIADVSHYVKEGTEIDNEALKRGTSIYLVDRVIPMLPFGLSNGICSLNPNEKRFVIACEMEIDQFGNNVNVEIFQGIIESKFRLTYKQVDKYYNENDLGFTQEQKNSVDELKVMLNEAKELSLILHKFKTNQGYVDFEIVEPKIKLDSEGRVSHILINERGFSEVLIEDFMVRANETVAKYLYDKKLPVLYRIHELPDQEKITNLKNTLEAIGIKSQDLNFNKLTPKNFSKIVEKIKEYRNDDFIKLMFLRTMQKAIYSPENIGHFGLASEHYCHFTSPIRRYPDLVIHRVIRNFLFDKKQDQVEEYRSKVITFGDLNTKAEQKAVQIERNVNDLKFAEFLKNQVGKKYKVQILSVLNFGFFVEFDFKASGLVHKTSLIDDIYEANDTLTKLTGTKTKKTFTIGDFVDVVILGVDLVEGKVDCCLASLYPEFIAKKEKDEQFRKNHETRRFKKS
- the secG gene encoding preprotein translocase subunit SecG → MTILTVILILSSFIIILISFAMSPDSNGFSGALVGSGDLELFKNSKERGIKKVLKYSMMFFGFILFALAIILKAVLS
- a CDS encoding transglutaminase domain-containing protein; its protein translation is MNKNIKKHILLSVFCVSPLIGAISCSNTKTENTNISKSVVDQKESENKDSKNNTLNEVPDNTEKVTDGNTKNNQEASEENNLENPNENNESEVSNEEGSEVGSNNNEEVDTKQNIINKSNVEIELKNNNELLVAQEKFQEIKNRIKYFESVKFNVPHYFAFVKNMGPNGQMNFENENQTTKLDDLISYVNELNSITKENLNSETFIKLKDEFDILDDQINQIDERNNKPTVVFNSKPNSEEIKKEIIKEFEKLQKDDFFRVVYDTKNNSISIDEMYKIYTDLIYNEYYKFPYLSVGSAATVNFKEKDGNVFVFSGSSNKLSTDAKKAMVEYVKGGLNLVNEKMSVYEKVFALTSYVDDKLNYMNRSTGLDDAYLKHWGVCKEYVEQAAILYSMAGLEFRIITGEQHIWFTFKNEQNKWFITDPTHLDPGNVDVDYPAVFQGSAKLISKLTEMFKFDRHLVWDEKINGVDPKLLDEVNNNITQQESYSLFNKFIDTKNESNYHFYDGKVFLVSKGSLSWFDSKGTKKINKLTIDGFDNNELLNLQASYKNHIYIIKNSGNNQEIYDYNIDNNLIKKVEDLTNKIDDFEYLFKDNKLILQTRMSSNKISELDIINDSKNNDTYYDLQLKLKLYYLKFGLFFVKGSNSEYDEILNKLNELERKIKNKDEISQIKTDLNSMIEKIDYAIK
- a CDS encoding putative immunoglobulin-blocking virulence protein — protein: MYFVKRKKLISLLLVAATAMSSGAVATLIYNFTKNSSGEQFNYINKQKSPNLINKEELELNNKKIINSNIDLNLKEIEKKEPLVIEKPKEEVKKEKIIIKPIERPIEKPKVIEKPKPKPIEQPKPIEKPIEPPAPKPDPVPEPEPEIVPEPKPGTADTYIEVEGVRVKAKLKGVKQRQISSYDRVNKIANREEYVAVLSGELISIEVTEELRNKVINNAAAHARALREGKAATGILGYANEIASLVESGEKTATDLDWALNRNENNNWNWRNEYWTFQLLIEHGNFQEFLTEDAKIKYPQMLAEKKFVNELHRKIWIIKNLDFSKFTKMAPEGDRFLKKGMVLDPRSAYLNANGEWTSSGWSGPKQFNGVIMERERNNSQKRAFDYDTAWGRSPEEIQNGTYPGWSKVQINPDYDPNFKEFKIGNIDGLNIFSMQRDGEPKKEEGYINQGYVVEIDASKSGAYERTKTLVKQLTDKKVNVTSYRIKHMGKADAGQNFKEILSALPTDLRQLELYFDAGATNTSSLIALEDKRIKELSLYTDGNASLDSWSINPWALKETAWVNTIDYNNAGGFAKGVTVISRITFDTLAFEESDIKKEFGDDHEDKKFERINQGLRRAYWVRNNEAIFQSMGPGLNPDHNEKGNGYPMGLDFGRAPSIRTLRGLVFKDIIKPQNGSRQVQRVNFANNEENYKLKLIDLEKAGFENFIPKIPGVQEPKITFTNGNATKYLLITDNGEITSKGIQNITKFFDLAKNLDRTIRVAKGNTSTIESLKRYGYTVEEVDVDNPFVFS